The Candidatus Methylomirabilis sp. genomic interval CGACGGCCGCCCCCTCGCCATGCCGGCCCGTCTCGCCGCAGAGGAAGGCCAGGAGAAAGGCGAAGTCGGGGTTGCCGGGGTAGCGCGCCCCCAGCCGCTCGGCGAACGGGAGGGCCTCGGCGAAGCGGTCCGCCCCGACCAGGAGGTGCACCAAGGCGACGGCGGCCAGGTCCGCCGTGAAGAGGCCCTCGGCCGCCGCCCGCTGGAGGGCGGCCTCGCCCTCGCCCGCGTCCCCGTCCGGCAGGATGAGATGCACCAGCGGCCGGCGCCAGCCTGTCACCTGCGCCACGCTGACCGCGTAGAGGCCGAGGCCGTAATCGGCGTCGGCCAGCGCCGGGTCCAGGGTCTTCACCTGCCGGAACCGCTCGAGAGCCCGGCGCAGCGAGCGGTAGGCGGGCAGGTAGTATCCCCGGGCGCCCTCCACCATGGCCCGGGTCCCCCAGGCCATGCCCAGGAAGAGGTGCAGGCGGGCGTCCTCCGGGCGGGCTTCCCGCTCGGCCTCGGCGGCCTCGAAGGCGGGGGCCGCCTCCTCCAGGAAGGCGTCCAGCGCCGGAGCCGGGTCCTCCGCCTGCTCCGCGCGGGCAGCGGTGAGCAGGCCGCGGAAGAAGGGGAGGGTGAAGGCCGCGGGCCCCTCTGCCAGACCGGCGAAGGCACGCTCGGCGCCGGCCAGGTCCTGGTCCAGGAGCCGCGCGGTGCCGGCCCGGATGATCTCCTCGGGACTCGGCCCGGCGGAGACCGGGATCGCCAGCCCCGCGAAGAGCAGACCGAGCAGGACGCCCCGCCGCTTCACGGGCGGCCCGCCGCCGCCGCGGCCCACGCATCCCGCCAGGCGGCCACCATCCCGGGGTCGAGGTCCACCAGGATCACCCGCTTCAGGCGTCTCGCCGGGAAGGTCCGCAGGACCCGGCACATGGCGGCCGCGGCGGCGGGCTTCGCGACACCGCCCACGCCCGTCCCTAGTCCGGGGACGGCCAGCGACGCAAACCCCTTGGCCTCCGCCGCCTCGAGCGCGGCCCGCATGGCCGCCTCCACGTTCGCCACCGGGATCCGCATGGCCGGCCGCTCCATCGTCGGGGCGTGGACGATGCCGAGGAAGCGCGTCTTCCCTCCGGACGTGACGACGGCCGAGCCCACGGGGATGGGGGCGGCGGCCACCGCCTCCTCCTCCACCGCCCCCCCCGCGGCCCGCTTGATCGCGCCCGCCACCCCACCCCCCATCCAGCCCTGGCTGTTGGCGGCGTTCACGATGGCCGCCGCCTCAGCGACGAGCAGGCTCCCCTGCTGAATGATGACCTCGAGCATCGCGGCCGCCGCGGCCGGGCGCGTTGCCTCCCCCCGGGAATCGTGCTAGCCTGAGTTCAGCACGCCCGCCCCGCGCAGTATAGGGTCGCGGCGAAACGAGCGTCAAGGGAGGCTGCGGAAGGACGTGGAGCCCCGGCGGGTCATCGTCGCCCTGGATATGTCCGACGCGGCGCTGGCCGCCCGGCTCCTGGATCGCCTCGATGGCCTGGCGCGCTTCTACAAGGTGGGGGGCCAGCTCTTCACGGCGGCCGGTCCCGAGATCGTCCGGGCCGTCCGGGCGCGGGGGGCGGAGGTCTTCCTCGACTTGAAGTTCCACGACATCCCCACGACGGTGGCCGGCGCGATCCGGAGCGCCGCCGCCCTGGACGTGGCCATGCTCACCGTCCACGCCGCGGGCGGGCGGGCGATGCTGGCCGCCGCGGTCGAGGCGGCGGCCAGCCGGGACGGCGGGCGGCGACCCAAGGTGCTGGCGGTCACCGTCCTCACGAGCCTCTCCGCGGTGGCCGCCCGCGAGGAGGCGGGCGTGGCCCGGCCGCTCCCCGAGCAGGTGCTCCACCTCGCCCGCCTGGCCAAGGCGGCCGGGCTCGACGGCGCGGTGGCTTCACCGCAGGAAGTCCGGGCGCTCCGGGAGGCCCTCGGGAAAGGCTTTCTGCTCGTGACCCCCGGGATCCGCCCCACGTGGGCGGGCCGGGACGATCAGGTGCGGGTCCTGGCCCCGCGGGAGGCCCTCGAGGCGGGAGCGGACTACCTGGTGGTGGGACGGCCGATCGCGGCGGCCCCGGACCCGCGGGTGGCTCTCGAGCGCCTCCTGGCAGAGTGCGGCCCCTGATCCCCAGACGACGAAAGGAGGACATCATGCAACTGGTGTGGCGAACGGTACTCTCCCTGCTCCTGGTCGGGCTGTTGCTGCACCCGGCGTCGGCGCAGCAGGCCCCCGCCCCCGCGCCCCCCGCCGCACCCGCGGCTCCGGCTCCGATGCCCGCCCTCTCGGTGGCGCGGGACGCCGTGGCGGCCAACGTCATGGACCGGGAGCCCCAGGATCCTGCCGAGGTCTTCGCCCCGACGATCCAGACGGTCTACTACTTTACCGAAGTGCGCGGCGCAGAGGCGCCCACGACGATTACCCACCGGTGGTCCTATCAGGACCAGGTCATGGCGGAGGTGAGGCTCGAGGTGGGCAGCTCGCCCTGGCGGACCTGGAGCAGCAAGACGATCCTGCCCGAGTGGACCGGGACCTGGAAGGTGGAGGCCGTGACGGAGGCGGGTCAGGTCCTTGCCAGCAAGAACTTCACGATTCAATAATCTGCCGGGCGCCCCGGGGCCCGCGGCGCTGAGCGGCGCCGCGCCGGCCTCGGGGCGCTCCCGTCCCGCCGCTCCCCCGACCCGCCCTCCCGGCGCACCGCGCATCGGAAAGATCCGGTGGACCTCTTCGCCCGCGACGTAAGACCCCCCGCGTCCCGGATGGCTCCCCTCGCCGACCGGATGCGCCCCCGCACGCTCGAGGAGTTCGTGGGGCAGGAGCACCTCCTGGGTGAGGGGAAGCTGCTCCGGGTGGCCCTGGCCCGGGGGAGCCTTCCCTCGCTCATCCTGTGGGGACCGCCGGGCTCCGGGAAGACCACCCTGGCCTTCCTGATCGCGGATGCCCTGAAGGCGCCGCTCCTGCCCTTCTCCGCCGTCACGGCCGGGATCAAAGAGATCAAAACGGTCCTGACCGAGGCGGACCGGCAGCGGCGCGCCGGAGGCGGGCGCGTCATCCTCTTCGTGGACGAGCTCCACCGGTTCAACAAGGCGCAACAGGATGCCTTCCTCCCCCACGTCGAGCGCGGGACCATCCTCCTCATTGGAGCCACCACGGAGAACCCGTCCTTCGAGGTGGTCGCCCCGCTCCTCTCCCGGGCCCGGGTCCTCATGCTCACCCCCCTTTCCGAGGCGGATCTGCGCGCGGTGATCGCGCGGGCCCTGGCGGATCCGGAGCGGGGGCTCGGGGCCGTCCCGCGGAGGTTGGAGGAGGCCGCCCGGGAGCACCTCGTGCAGCAGGCGGCGGGGGACGCCCGGGCCGCCCTGAACATGCTCGAGGTGGCGGCGGACCTGCTGGGACCGGCGGGGGGGACCATCACGCTCGCCATCGCCGAGGAGGCGGCGCAGCGGCGCGCCCTCCTCTACGACAAGGCCGGGGAGGAACACTTCAACCTCATCTCCGCGCTGCACAAGAGCCTCCGGGGAAGTGACCCGGACGCAAGCCTCTACTGGCTGGCGCGGATGCTGGCGGCCGGGGAGGACCCCCTCTACCTGGCCCGCCGCCTGGTCCGGTTCGCCACCGAGGACATCGGCACGGCCGACCCCCAGGCCCTTCCCGTGGCCGTGGCGGCGAAGGAGGCCTATCATTTCCTCGGTTCGCCGGAAGGGGACCTGGCGCTGGCCGAGTGCGTCTGCTATTTGGCGACCGCGCCCAAGAGCAATGCGGTCTACCGCGCCTACGGGGCGGCGATGGAGGATGTCCAGCGGGCGACGGCGGCGCCTGTCCCCCTGCACCTGCGCAACCCGACAACCCCGCTTCTCGGCGGCCTCGGCTACGGGAAGGGCTACCGCTACCCGCACGATGCGCCAGAGGCCCTGACCCCGCAGCAGTACCTCCCGGACCCGCTCGTGGGGCGCCGCTACTACGAGCCGACGGACCGGGGCTTCGAAGCGGAGATCCGGCGCCGCCTCGCGGCGTGGCGCGACGCGCTCGCGCGGCAAACCGGGCCCGGTGGGCGCGAGACCGCCGGAGGGGGCAAACGGGCCGAGCGCGCCGCCGAGGAGTCCGGGGAACCGCCGGCGCGCGTCCGGGATTAGGCAGGTGGTGATGGGGGAGCGGCAGGGCCCACCCAAGTTGGCGTGCCGCCCCGCAGATGCTCACCCCCCGATACCGAGAAGGGAAGGAGGAACGACATGCTGAGCCAGATGGTCAGGCCCTGGTCCCCCTGGGCGGTCGTCCCCCTGCGGGTCCTCGTCGGGATCGCCTTCATCGGCCACGGGTGGCCCAAGCTGATGAACCTCGGAGGGGCCACGCAGTTCTTCGGCCAGGTGGGGATTCCCCTGCCCGGTCTGTTCGCGCCCCTCGTGATGATCCTGGAGGTGTTCGGCGGCGCCGCCCTGGCCCTCGGCCTCCTGACCCGCTGGGTCGCGCTCGGATACGTCATCGAGATGTTGGTGACCACCCTGTACGTAAAGAACCCTCTTGTCACGAAGTTCATCGGTGGCTACGAACTCGACGTGCTGTTCCTGGCGACAGGGCTCCTGTTCCTCCTGGGCGGGCCTGGCCCCTGCTCCCTCGACCGCCGGTTCCGTCTCGATCCGTAAGGCCTGCCCCCCGGCTCGCCGGCGGACGGGCCTCACCCTTGACAGCGCTCGTGCCCATTTGATATAGCCCTAGCCGTTTCAGGCCGCGCGCCCGTCGGAGAAAAGGGGGCCGGGGATGACCAAGGCAGATCTGGCGGAACGGATGGCCAAGGACGCGGGGATCACGAAGAAGGCGGCGGAGACGGCACTCGGTTCGGCGCTCAAGAGCATCCGGGACTCATTAAAGAAAGGGAGGAAGGTCACGCTGGTGGGATTCGGGACATTCCAGGTGTCCCGCCGCGCGGCCCGCAACGGCCGGAATCCCCAGACAGGCAGGACGATTCGAATCCCGGCCGCACGAGTCCCCCGGTTCAAGCCGGGGAAGGAATTCAAGCGCGCCGTGCGCTAGCCGTCCCCTCCCCCCGCGTCCCCGGTCTGGCCGGCAGTGCCCGCGCGCTGCCGGCCATCGTGTTTTTTGGGATCAGGCCGTCCCGCCCCTCTCGAGGTGCCGGGCCACAGCGGCCACGGCGACGTCCATATCGGCCGCCGCGACATCCTTGTGCGTGACCATCCGGATTGCGGCCGGACCCACGGCAAGGGCCTTGACCCCCTCCGTCGTGAGGGCCCGCACGAGCGCCGCCGCCGCCCGCGGGGGCGCGAGTCGAAAGATCACGATGTTGGTCTGAACCTGGCTCGCGTCGAGCAGCACGCCCGGGATGCGGGCCAGGCCCTCCGCCAGCCGCTTCGCGTTCGCGTGATCCACCTCCAACCGATCCACCATCTTCTCCAGGGCCACGATGCCGGCGGCGGCCACGATCCCTGCCTGACGCATGGCCCCCCCCACCATCTTGCGGAACCGACGCGCCCGCGCGATGAACTCCGCCGGGCCGCAGAGGAGGGACCCCACGGGGGCGGAGAGCCCCTTCGAGAGGCAGAACATCACGGAATCGGCGCAGGCGGCGATGGCGCCGGCCGGGACCCCCGACGCGAGGGCAGCGTTGAAGATGCGGGCCCCGTCCAGGTGGATTGGAATGCGGCGGGCGTTGGCGACGGCGGCGATCGCCTGGAGCGTCGCGAGCGGGTACACGCTCCCTCCCCCCCGG includes:
- a CDS encoding tetratricopeptide repeat protein, with protein sequence MKRRGVLLGLLFAGLAIPVSAGPSPEEIIRAGTARLLDQDLAGAERAFAGLAEGPAAFTLPFFRGLLTAARAEQAEDPAPALDAFLEEAAPAFEAAEAEREARPEDARLHLFLGMAWGTRAMVEGARGYYLPAYRSLRRALERFRQVKTLDPALADADYGLGLYAVSVAQVTGWRRPLVHLILPDGDAGEGEAALQRAAAEGLFTADLAAVALVHLLVGADRFAEALPFAERLGARYPGNPDFAFLLAFLCGETGRHGEGAAVADRIRVAMRDGRANYGPELHPRYLQLLGKLAMDRGEYRAALTHFEQAYAARTSRSEWVAAWAAARAGMVHDLLGEREEAVRHYRQALALAGDGPAHAAARRHLQEPYRGRGLPHP
- a CDS encoding macro domain-containing protein; this encodes MLEVIIQQGSLLVAEAAAIVNAANSQGWMGGGVAGAIKRAAGGAVEEEAVAAAPIPVGSAVVTSGGKTRFLGIVHAPTMERPAMRIPVANVEAAMRAALEAAEAKGFASLAVPGLGTGVGGVAKPAAAAAMCRVLRTFPARRLKRVILVDLDPGMVAAWRDAWAAAAAGRP
- the pyrF gene encoding orotidine-5'-phosphate decarboxylase, which translates into the protein MEPRRVIVALDMSDAALAARLLDRLDGLARFYKVGGQLFTAAGPEIVRAVRARGAEVFLDLKFHDIPTTVAGAIRSAAALDVAMLTVHAAGGRAMLAAAVEAAASRDGGRRPKVLAVTVLTSLSAVAAREEAGVARPLPEQVLHLARLAKAAGLDGAVASPQEVRALREALGKGFLLVTPGIRPTWAGRDDQVRVLAPREALEAGADYLVVGRPIAAAPDPRVALERLLAECGP
- a CDS encoding DUF2914 domain-containing protein, yielding MQLVWRTVLSLLLVGLLLHPASAQQAPAPAPPAAPAAPAPMPALSVARDAVAANVMDREPQDPAEVFAPTIQTVYYFTEVRGAEAPTTITHRWSYQDQVMAEVRLEVGSSPWRTWSSKTILPEWTGTWKVEAVTEAGQVLASKNFTIQ
- a CDS encoding replication-associated recombination protein A, which codes for MAPLADRMRPRTLEEFVGQEHLLGEGKLLRVALARGSLPSLILWGPPGSGKTTLAFLIADALKAPLLPFSAVTAGIKEIKTVLTEADRQRRAGGGRVILFVDELHRFNKAQQDAFLPHVERGTILLIGATTENPSFEVVAPLLSRARVLMLTPLSEADLRAVIARALADPERGLGAVPRRLEEAAREHLVQQAAGDARAALNMLEVAADLLGPAGGTITLAIAEEAAQRRALLYDKAGEEHFNLISALHKSLRGSDPDASLYWLARMLAAGEDPLYLARRLVRFATEDIGTADPQALPVAVAAKEAYHFLGSPEGDLALAECVCYLATAPKSNAVYRAYGAAMEDVQRATAAPVPLHLRNPTTPLLGGLGYGKGYRYPHDAPEALTPQQYLPDPLVGRRYYEPTDRGFEAEIRRRLAAWRDALARQTGPGGRETAGGGKRAERAAEESGEPPARVRD
- a CDS encoding DoxX family protein, producing the protein MLSQMVRPWSPWAVVPLRVLVGIAFIGHGWPKLMNLGGATQFFGQVGIPLPGLFAPLVMILEVFGGAALALGLLTRWVALGYVIEMLVTTLYVKNPLVTKFIGGYELDVLFLATGLLFLLGGPGPCSLDRRFRLDP
- a CDS encoding HU family DNA-binding protein, with the translated sequence MTKADLAERMAKDAGITKKAAETALGSALKSIRDSLKKGRKVTLVGFGTFQVSRRAARNGRNPQTGRTIRIPAARVPRFKPGKEFKRAVR
- the ltaE gene encoding low-specificity L-threonine aldolase, which codes for MRTGSARVIDLRSDTVTLPTEEMREAMQTAPLGDDVFGEDPTVNRLEEMAAAKLGKEAALLVPSGTMGNQVALLTHTRRGDEVILEADAHIAHYESGAPAVLSGVMLRPLPGRDGLLAPEQIEAAVRTPDIHTPPTTLISLENTHNRGGGSVYPLATLQAIAAVANARRIPIHLDGARIFNAALASGVPAGAIAACADSVMFCLSKGLSAPVGSLLCGPAEFIARARRFRKMVGGAMRQAGIVAAAGIVALEKMVDRLEVDHANAKRLAEGLARIPGVLLDASQVQTNIVIFRLAPPRAAAALVRALTTEGVKALAVGPAAIRMVTHKDVAAADMDVAVAAVARHLERGGTA